A single Eremothecium sinecaudum strain ATCC 58844 chromosome VIII, complete sequence DNA region contains:
- the VRP1 gene encoding Vrp1p (Syntenic homolog of Ashbya gossypii ABR038C; Syntenic homolog of Saccharomyces cerevisiae YLR337C (VRP1)): protein MAGLPPPPPPPPPPLTGNGGNASPAPAANVMAGRNALLSDIRKGSRLRKAETNDRSAPLLASGTTNSSSGSSVPMSSPNGAGRPGVRSPMPSGPQLGDIFAAGIPKLKPTRQANAPPVPVGGAPPVPTSVPPSMSSGRPVSSNTSPPQSPPPVIPNVGPPKLNRQNAPEVSRSPPVNARNPSVPPPPPPPPPPPPSNLAPPLPSVGAPTTPPPPIPNAAAPTVPSPGSIPSPTISQIPSGGSLPFLAQIQKKRDDRFVVDGTSGYTTQKSQEELDEPSSKATPVVPVTQQRSGNPMQDELAARIRQKPSQQKPPVMAPPPPPAAPPPPAAPAPPPQTSSPAPPSNPPPFPQSGAPPHLSSQHRRSSSKHFAAAVPVPSPPPIPTSHAPELPTSPPPAAAFSPPATFEDTIPINKAPPPPPQPVSETAVQTPGSSAPSTSRKHRIFSTIEDGNAEQPANIPPAAADIDSTQFTIRSVNSGAEFDSNSRTAIDDRRFKFVNASDLPKPRKFTGITKLYPSGRGSSVPLNLKLFT, encoded by the coding sequence ATGGCCGGTCTTCCGCCACCTCCACCGCCACCTCCACCACCACTCACTGGTAATGGGGGTAATGCTTCTCCTGCACCTGCAGCAAATGTTATGGCAGGAAGAAATGCATTATTATCTGATATTAGAAAGGGTTCGAGGCTAAGGAAAGCTGAAACAAATGATAGAAGTGCTCCTTTGCTGGCTAGTGGGACGACAAATTCCTCTAGTGGTTCTTCTGTACCCATGAGCAGTCCCAATGGAGCTGGTAGGCCAGGTGTACGTTCGCCGATGCCTTCTGGTCCACAATTGGGTGATATTTTTGCCGCAGGGATTCCGAAATTGAAACCAACAAGACAGGCAAATGCTCCACCAGTTCCCGTTGGTGGAGCACCGCCAGTGCCGACGAGTGTGCCCCCTTCTATGTCTTCTGGTCGTCCTGTCTCCTCGAATACTAGTCCCCCACAATCGCCCCCCCCTGTTATTCCGAATGTAGGGCCGCCAAAGTTAAATCGACAAAATGCGCCAGAGGTGTCAAGAAGTCCCCCTGTAAATGCCAGAAATCCTTCGGttcctcctcctcctcctcctcctcctcctccCCCCCCCTCTAATTTAGCGCCTCCATTACCTAGCGTTGGTGCTCCAACTACCCCTCCACCACCAATACCAAATGCTGCGGCTCCTACTGTTCCTTCACCTGGTTCTATTCCTTCACCCACAATATCCCAGATACCGTCCGGTGGTAGCCTTCCATTCCTGGCGCAGATACAAAAGAAACGAGACGATCGTTTTGTGGTCGATGGCACTTCCGGCTATACCACTCAAAAATCTCAGGAAGAATTGGATGAGCCAAGCAGCAAGGCAACTCCTGTAGTGCCGGTGACACAACAGCGTTCCGGCAATCCAATGCAGGACGAACTTGCAGCTAGAATAAGACAAAAACCTTCACAGCAGAAACCACCTGTGATGGCACCACCACCACCTCCGGCGGCACCACCGCCACCGGCAGCCCCAGCACCGCCACCACAGACAAGCTCTCCAGCACCTCCTTCAAACCCACCTCCATTTCCTCAGTCTGGTGCACCTCCTCATCTCTCATCTCAGCATAGAAGGTCGAGTTCAAAGCATTTTGCTGCTGCAGTTCCCGTACCATCTCCTCCACCAATTCCTACCTCACATGCCCCTGAATTGCCCACGTCTCCTCCACCCGCAGCTGCATTCAGTCCTCCTGCTACATTTGAGGATACTATACCAATAAATAAGGCTCCTCCCCCTCCTCCACAGCCAGTCTCCGAAACGGCTGTACAGACGCCAGGTTCCTCTGCACCATCGACTTCTAGGAAACATCGAATCTTTTCTACAATTGAAGATGGCAACGCAGAGCAGCCGGCAAATATTCCTCCTGCAGCGGCCGACATTGATAGCACACAATTCACCATCAGAAGTGTCAATAGTGGTGCTGAATTCGACTCAAACTCACGCACGGCAATAGACGACCGGAGGTTCAAATTCGTTAATGCTAGTGATCTTCCGAAACCTAGGAAGTTCACAGGCATCACCAAGCTGTACCCAAGTGGTAGAGGTAGCAGTGTGCCCttaaatttaaaattatttaCATAA